In Mycoplasmopsis arginini, one genomic interval encodes:
- a CDS encoding bifunctional 5,10-methylenetetrahydrofolate dehydrogenase/5,10-methenyltetrahydrofolate cyclohydrolase: MYKLLDGKKTKEEIQEKIKNELKTLADSQLPILGILQVGNLEESNIYIKHKLNIAHSLGLKTNFIKLEENATEKTIKEAIKKLNEETTGFIIQLPIQTNNVKNINDLLNEIKIEKDIDGLHEVNQKSNFVLNKKSFLPATALGIIILLKKYNIDFENMNIGVVGQSKIVGKP; encoded by the coding sequence ATGTACAAATTATTAGATGGTAAAAAAACTAAAGAAGAAATTCAAGAAAAAATAAAGAATGAATTGAAAACATTGGCAGATAGTCAGTTGCCAATTTTAGGTATTTTACAAGTCGGAAACCTTGAAGAGTCAAATATTTATATAAAACATAAATTAAATATCGCTCATTCTTTAGGATTAAAAACAAATTTTATTAAATTAGAAGAAAATGCAACAGAAAAAACAATAAAAGAAGCTATTAAAAAGTTAAATGAAGAAACAACCGGGTTTATTATCCAACTTCCAATACAAACAAATAATGTTAAAAATATAAATGATTTATTAAATGAAATTAAAATAGAGAAAGATATCGATGGCCTACATGAGGTTAATCAAAAATCAAACTTTGTTTTAAATAAAAAATCATTCTTACCAGCAACTGCTTTAGGGATTATTATATTATTAAAAAAATATAATATAGATTTTGAAAACATGAATATTGGTGTTGTTGGTCAAAGTAAAATAGTAGGAAAACCTT